Genomic DNA from Penaeus monodon isolate SGIC_2016 chromosome 40, NSTDA_Pmon_1, whole genome shotgun sequence:
TCAGCACCACACAAGCGGCCACATATTCCCTTCgattataaaacagaaaaacaacaccCAGAAGGAGAAAACCAAGGTAAACGAAGGCAAAAAATCGTTCGTCCAGCCGACCCCGTGCACCAAATCTCTTTACACGGAATGCATGGGATACCTAGCTAAGGACGACAAGGAGAAGTGCATGGAGAAAAAGGCAAGGGAAAACTGCACCAGACCAGATCAAGGCTCTCGGCACAAGAAGTTGGCGATTTTCGATGAGGGACCGAAGAGATATCTCTACCGCACGCTGGACTACACAGGTAAAGGAAACCACTAGGGAATTTGTGCATCTACTAAATATTTAAGCCAGTGTTGATGGTACGCCAACAAAGCactgtgtctttttgtttattgattgccTTTACAAATAGTTGGCTCCACAAGTGGTTTATCGTCAGGAATCACTCTAGTCCCAAGTAGTTCACCTGTTTATCCACTATCTtgacttttgattttcttttatttctcataGTATTACTGACAatgcaataataatcaaaatgtaaacaaagattATAACATCGATATTGATAGTTTTAaaggtaaatacacacatacacgcacacatatatatagatatagattgatagataaatagatagggggaatagatatagttatacaaatatattaatacaaatatatatatatatataatatatatatatatatatatatatacatatatatacacatcgatattgatagcattaaaggtaaatacacacacacacacacatatatagatatagacagataaataaatagatagtcagataggaagatagatagagggatagatatagtatacaaatatattaatttacacacacacacacatagtcacacacacaaacacgcacgcacgcatacaccacacacacacacacacacacacacacacacacacacacgcacacacacacacacacacacacactcactgacatgatatatatatatatatatatatatatatatatatatatatatatatatataatagacatatattatatataaagagagagagagagataaatagatagtcagataggaagatagatagagggatagatatagatatacaaatatattaatttacacacacagtcacacacacaaacacgtacaaacgcatacaccacacacacacacacagatatatatatatatatatatatatataatatatatatatatatatatatatatatatagataatatacacgaatgcatagatatgtacatatgtatgtatgtatttatgtgtgtatgtgtatgtatgtctgtatgtgtgtgtgtacgtgggttggtgtgagtgtatattaatatattatatatatatatatatatatatatatatatatatatatatatatatattataatatatatatatagtatatatattatatatataatatatatgatatatgttatatagacatatatatatataaagatctctatatatatatatataatatatatatatagacacacacacacacacatacatatgtaaacacacacacacacacacacacacacacacacacacacacacacacacattatatatatatataatatatattatatatatatataaatatatatatattatatatatatatatagtatatatataaaatatatattacatatatatatatatatatatatatataatattatatatataatatatgtggttgtgtgggtgtgtgtgtgtgtgtgtgtgtgtgtgtgttgtgtgtgcgtgttgtgtgtgtgtgtgtgtgtgtatgtatattatataatatatttatatatatatatatataatataatataatatataaatatatattatattatatataata
This window encodes:
- the LOC119597964 gene encoding uncharacterized protein LOC119597964, producing MTKGKPDVKKEINSNNPRHKNGSQHHTSGHIFPSIIKQKNNTQKEKTKVNEGKKSFVQPTPCTKSLYTECMGYLAKDDKEKCMEKKARENCTRPDQGSRHKKLAIFDEGPKRYLYRTLDYTGHCPAGLFRCPGIPTLCLYGELLCNGEDNCMFGEDEDESLCSTRECSVTEFRLFRPAQEDRKARQKRPGAA